One stretch of Chryseobacterium sp. LJ668 DNA includes these proteins:
- a CDS encoding VanW family protein: MKQFIKNNLPYQLKLRYRLLQRFLAEQNNRQSYAKNYLKENLGDFRIDFQQSIRNGEFYDNKIHNLKIVCEKINNLVIQPDEVFSFWKTVGAPIRKNNFKQGRNLIKNNISHDFGGGICQFSSIIYYSALQCGLDIIERHSHSIDIYKEYERFTPLGSDSTVVFAYKDLQVKNNFPFSIQFKCIIEENHLFFNILSNNKINLQKIDFKYFEDDKGVWVETLNNGKTLFKNFYIRL, encoded by the coding sequence ATGAAGCAGTTTATTAAAAACAACCTACCTTATCAGTTGAAATTGCGGTATAGATTGTTGCAAAGATTTCTTGCTGAACAAAATAACAGACAGTCTTATGCTAAAAATTATTTAAAAGAAAATCTTGGAGATTTCAGAATTGATTTTCAACAAAGCATCCGAAATGGAGAATTTTATGATAATAAAATTCACAATTTAAAGATAGTCTGCGAAAAGATTAACAATTTAGTCATTCAACCGGATGAGGTTTTTTCGTTTTGGAAAACAGTAGGAGCACCCATCAGAAAAAATAACTTTAAACAGGGTAGAAATTTAATCAAAAATAATATTTCCCATGATTTTGGTGGTGGAATCTGCCAATTTTCTTCCATAATATATTATTCTGCTTTACAATGCGGATTAGATATCATCGAAAGGCATTCTCATTCTATAGACATTTACAAAGAATACGAACGCTTTACACCTTTAGGCTCAGATTCGACAGTAGTTTTTGCTTATAAAGATTTACAGGTAAAAAATAATTTTCCTTTCTCTATTCAGTTTAAATGTATTATTGAAGAAAATCATCTTTTTTTTAACATACTTTCAAATAATAAGATAAATCTTCAAAAAATTGATTTCAAATATTTTGAAGACGATAAAGGAGTTTGGGTTGAAACTTTAAATAATGGCAAAACTTTGTTTAAAAATTTCTATATTCGTTTATGA
- a CDS encoding class I SAM-dependent methyltransferase → MTNKSVHTYYNDLAKTYDECRFDNTYGKYIDEQERYFLNSFFKGKKYTAILDLGCGTGRLLNFSTHGLDFSQEMLNIAHEKSPQKRLMIGEISNIPFENKFDCIFSFHVIMHQTKEETKKCLKECHEKLHQNGTLIFDYPIKSRKKSVSPQAEWHANNTFSNGDILNMIKNDWIVVQTNGTLFFPVHRIPKRLRKIFLPLDIMICRTFLKKWASYQIIVLKKQ, encoded by the coding sequence ATGACAAACAAAAGCGTTCACACCTATTACAATGATCTCGCAAAAACCTATGATGAATGCAGGTTTGATAATACGTATGGAAAATATATCGATGAACAGGAAAGATATTTTTTGAATTCTTTTTTTAAAGGTAAAAAATATACCGCAATTTTAGATCTTGGTTGCGGAACTGGTAGATTATTAAATTTTTCAACACATGGTCTAGATTTCAGTCAGGAAATGCTGAATATTGCTCATGAAAAATCGCCGCAAAAGCGATTAATGATTGGAGAAATTTCAAATATACCTTTTGAAAACAAGTTCGACTGTATCTTCTCATTCCACGTAATAATGCATCAGACCAAAGAAGAAACGAAGAAATGCCTTAAAGAATGTCACGAAAAATTGCACCAAAATGGAACGCTGATATTTGACTACCCTATCAAATCAAGAAAAAAATCAGTCTCTCCACAGGCAGAATGGCACGCCAATAATACTTTTAGTAATGGTGATATCTTAAATATGATCAAAAATGATTGGATTGTCGTTCAAACCAACGGAACTCTATTTTTCCCAGTTCATAGAATTCCAAAAAGATTAAGAAAAATATTTCTACCTTTAGATATCATGATCTGCAGAACCTTTCTCAAAAAGTGGGCATCCTATCAGATTATCGTGCTGAAAAAACAATGA
- a CDS encoding M12 family metallo-peptidase: MKYKFTFFLLFCVALLFAQDKVFQNQVSESSLANEQKLSTGLASTYILTKYYSQPSFNLKSDLEIVLPNNKVIKAQFSKSFLYSNKAESSVYSIVNEPKSELVLSKSGNIITGMYASSTGEKMIFHQTDNNIFAISVVSEANLINQDSKNDFILNESTLGQKVNANICLPATAICPATRIDVLVVYTSAARISWGGSAQSNSFIATAITNFNTALINSGISNVTINLVYSGEIIYAESGNISTDLASFRNNNDAVMDDVHALRTTYGADLCALITSTPTNTCGLGYLNSNPSNYSANSAFTVSLYNCIVSNYTLAHEMGHNMGLNHDWFVSQSTTPCSHHHGYSNQTAITLGTSSTNSQRWRTMMAYNDECEASGINCTRINRWANPDINYNSEPTGVAIGNTNPSNEAFAFARFACVVSQFTPTAGLSTTEISPTDVKDFTLFPNPAKEEINIWIKNDEQYIFKIINTVGQIVLTTDKKTINLSGLSAGEYFVSVYTEKNILVGSKKFIVK; encoded by the coding sequence ATGAAATATAAATTTACCTTTTTTCTCCTTTTTTGTGTTGCGTTATTATTTGCACAGGACAAAGTTTTTCAAAACCAAGTTTCCGAAAGCAGCTTGGCAAATGAGCAAAAATTGAGTACCGGCTTAGCTTCTACTTATATTTTGACTAAATATTATTCGCAGCCTTCATTTAATTTAAAATCTGATCTTGAAATTGTATTACCCAATAATAAGGTGATTAAAGCACAATTTTCAAAATCATTTTTGTACAGCAACAAAGCTGAATCATCTGTATATTCTATTGTAAACGAACCCAAATCTGAATTGGTTTTATCAAAATCGGGAAATATAATTACCGGAATGTATGCTTCCAGCACAGGAGAAAAAATGATCTTTCATCAAACAGATAACAATATTTTTGCAATTTCTGTAGTAAGCGAAGCGAATCTTATTAATCAGGATTCTAAGAATGATTTTATTCTTAATGAATCTACACTCGGGCAAAAAGTAAATGCCAATATCTGCTTACCGGCTACAGCGATCTGCCCTGCAACAAGAATTGATGTTTTGGTAGTGTACACCAGCGCAGCCAGAATCTCATGGGGAGGTTCTGCTCAGAGTAATTCATTTATTGCAACAGCCATTACCAATTTTAACACCGCACTTATTAATTCCGGGATTTCTAATGTAACGATAAACCTGGTGTATTCCGGTGAGATCATTTATGCAGAATCTGGAAACATCAGTACAGATCTAGCAAGCTTCAGAAACAATAACGATGCTGTAATGGATGATGTGCATGCATTGCGAACTACTTATGGCGCAGACTTATGTGCATTGATTACCTCAACCCCTACTAATACTTGTGGATTGGGTTATCTTAATTCTAATCCTTCAAATTACTCTGCCAATTCTGCATTTACCGTTTCTCTTTACAACTGTATCGTTTCAAACTATACTTTAGCCCATGAAATGGGGCACAATATGGGACTGAATCATGATTGGTTTGTCAGCCAGTCTACAACACCCTGCAGTCATCATCACGGCTACAGTAATCAGACGGCGATAACTCTGGGAACCTCAAGTACAAATTCTCAGCGGTGGAGAACAATGATGGCCTACAATGATGAATGTGAGGCAAGCGGTATTAATTGTACAAGAATCAACAGATGGGCAAATCCTGATATAAATTATAATTCTGAGCCTACAGGAGTTGCCATAGGAAATACAAACCCATCAAATGAAGCTTTTGCTTTTGCCCGGTTTGCATGTGTAGTCTCACAGTTTACGCCGACAGCCGGCCTGTCAACTACAGAAATTTCTCCTACAGACGTAAAGGATTTTACTTTATTTCCCAATCCGGCAAAAGAGGAAATCAATATCTGGATAAAAAATGATGAGCAGTATATTTTTAAAATCATCAATACAGTAGGACAAATTGTTTTAACGACCGATAAAAAGACGATCAATCTGAGCGGTTTATCAGCAGGAGAATATTTTGTGAGTGTTTATACTGAAAAGAATATTTTGGTAGGAAGCAAAAAATTTATAGTTAAATAA
- the radA gene encoding DNA repair protein RadA translates to MAKLRTAYFCQNCGSQYSQWMGQCKNCGEWNTLVEEIVEKTPQKSISSSKIKQTVINIIEVEAVEEPRIKTPSDELNRVLGGGIVLGSVTLIGGEPGIGKSTLLLQLALKMKKKVFYVSGEESASQIKMRADRLADIKNPNCFLYTETSLEKILHEAKKLEPDFVIIDSIQTLQSQLIESSPGTVSQIRECSNEIIKYAKENNVPVFLVGHITKDGQIAGPKVLEHMVDVVLNFDGDRNHLFRLLRANKNRFGSTAEIGIYEMVSQGLKEIKNPSEILITKKFEELSGNSVAVTLEGNRPMLLEIQALVSTAVYGTPQRSSTGFDSKRLNMLLAVLEKRAGFQLGAKDVFLNITGGIKTDDPALDLAVVASILSSNEDIAISEHFCFAGEIGLSGEIRPVAQVEQRITEAEKLGYEKIFVSNLNKIPKRKFGIKIEEVSKVEDFHERLF, encoded by the coding sequence ATGGCAAAACTGAGAACAGCATATTTCTGTCAAAACTGCGGATCGCAATATTCACAATGGATGGGACAGTGTAAAAACTGCGGCGAATGGAATACTTTGGTGGAAGAAATTGTAGAAAAAACACCTCAAAAAAGTATATCATCTTCAAAAATCAAACAAACCGTCATCAACATCATTGAAGTTGAAGCCGTAGAAGAACCAAGAATAAAAACTCCATCCGACGAACTCAACCGTGTTTTGGGTGGAGGAATTGTATTGGGTTCGGTCACGTTAATCGGCGGAGAACCCGGAATCGGAAAATCTACCCTACTCCTTCAGCTTGCTTTGAAGATGAAAAAGAAAGTTTTTTATGTTTCCGGTGAGGAAAGTGCATCACAGATCAAAATGAGAGCCGACCGTTTGGCAGATATAAAAAACCCAAACTGTTTTCTGTACACCGAAACTTCTTTGGAAAAGATTCTTCATGAAGCTAAAAAACTGGAGCCGGATTTTGTTATCATCGATTCTATTCAGACTTTGCAGTCACAGCTGATTGAAAGTTCACCAGGAACCGTTTCCCAGATCCGTGAATGTTCTAATGAAATTATTAAATATGCCAAAGAAAACAATGTTCCTGTTTTCCTGGTTGGTCATATCACAAAAGACGGCCAGATTGCAGGACCAAAGGTTCTGGAACATATGGTCGATGTGGTTCTCAATTTTGACGGCGACAGAAATCACCTTTTCAGATTGTTGCGAGCCAATAAAAACCGTTTTGGATCGACCGCAGAAATTGGAATTTATGAAATGGTTTCACAAGGTTTAAAAGAAATAAAAAATCCTTCAGAAATTTTAATCACTAAAAAATTCGAAGAACTTTCCGGAAATTCTGTGGCAGTGACCTTAGAAGGAAACAGACCGATGCTTTTGGAAATACAGGCTTTGGTAAGCACTGCCGTTTACGGAACTCCGCAAAGATCCAGCACCGGTTTCGATTCTAAAAGGCTCAATATGTTGTTGGCAGTTTTAGAAAAGAGGGCAGGCTTTCAACTGGGTGCGAAAGATGTTTTCCTGAATATTACCGGTGGAATAAAGACCGACGATCCGGCATTAGATTTAGCAGTTGTCGCATCTATTCTCTCGTCCAATGAAGATATTGCCATCTCTGAACATTTCTGTTTTGCCGGCGAAATTGGTCTGAGTGGCGAAATTCGTCCTGTCGCACAAGTGGAACAAAGAATTACTGAGGCAGAAAAATTGGGTTATGAAAAGATTTTTGTTTCCAATTTAAATAAAATACCTAAGAGAAAATTCGGGATCAAAATTGAGGAAGTAAGCAAGGTAGAAGATTTTCACGAGAGGTTATTTTAG
- a CDS encoding CTP synthase, producing MSKKNTKYIFVTGGVTSSLGKGIVSASLGLLLKSRGFNVTIQKLDPYINIDPGTLNPYEHGECYVTEDGAETDLDLGHYERYLDSPTSQNNNVTTGKIYQTVIEKERKGDFLGKTVQVIPHITNEIKRRIKILSKQNYDIIITEIGGTVGDIESLPYIETVRQLKWELGEKNSMVIHLTLLPYLASSGELKTKPSQHSVRQLMESGIMADVLVCRTEHKIPKEQRAKLAQFCNVSLDNVIECKDLETIYEVPIYLQKQNFDDVVLKGLDLKSDKEADLKDWKTFLKKFQNPKRTVEIALVGKYISLQDSYISIAEAFKHAGADIETEVKIRWVYSGDLTKENIKESLDGVCGILIAPGFGDRGIEGKILTAQYARENKVPMLGICLGMQIMTIEFARNVLGYTKSNSMEFDTSTEQPVISLMEEQKNVVDKGGTMRLGAWKCAVKNGSKLQEIYGSKHISERHRHRYEFNSEYMQEFEKNGFLATGTNPETGLVEALEMPNHPFYVGVQYHPEYKSTVATPHPLFRAFIKACEKEVK from the coding sequence ATGAGTAAAAAGAATACAAAGTACATCTTTGTGACAGGAGGTGTAACTTCATCTTTGGGAAAGGGAATCGTTTCTGCTTCTCTGGGACTTCTACTAAAATCACGTGGCTTCAATGTAACCATCCAAAAATTAGATCCTTATATCAATATCGACCCGGGAACGCTGAATCCTTATGAGCACGGAGAATGCTATGTAACTGAAGATGGTGCTGAAACGGATTTGGATTTAGGACACTATGAGCGTTATCTTGACTCACCGACTTCTCAAAATAACAATGTTACCACAGGAAAAATCTACCAGACTGTAATCGAAAAAGAGAGAAAAGGAGACTTTCTTGGAAAAACTGTTCAGGTAATTCCTCATATCACCAACGAAATCAAACGTAGAATAAAAATTCTTTCTAAGCAGAACTACGATATCATCATTACGGAGATCGGAGGAACTGTAGGAGATATTGAATCTTTACCTTATATAGAAACCGTTCGGCAGTTGAAGTGGGAATTAGGCGAGAAAAATTCTATGGTCATACATCTTACTTTGTTGCCATATCTGGCTTCAAGTGGAGAATTAAAAACAAAACCTTCGCAGCACTCCGTACGTCAGTTGATGGAAAGCGGAATTATGGCCGACGTTTTAGTTTGTAGAACAGAACATAAGATTCCAAAAGAGCAGAGAGCAAAATTGGCTCAGTTCTGTAATGTTTCATTAGATAATGTGATAGAATGTAAAGATTTGGAAACTATTTATGAAGTTCCTATTTACCTTCAAAAACAGAACTTTGATGATGTAGTTCTAAAAGGATTGGATCTGAAAAGTGATAAAGAAGCTGATCTTAAAGACTGGAAAACTTTCCTAAAAAAATTCCAGAATCCAAAAAGAACAGTTGAAATTGCACTGGTAGGAAAATATATTTCGCTTCAGGATTCTTATATTTCAATTGCCGAAGCTTTCAAACACGCCGGAGCAGATATTGAAACGGAAGTGAAAATCAGATGGGTTTATAGTGGTGATTTAACCAAAGAAAATATTAAAGAAAGCTTAGACGGAGTTTGCGGAATATTGATTGCTCCAGGTTTCGGCGATAGAGGTATCGAAGGTAAAATTCTTACCGCTCAGTATGCAAGAGAAAATAAAGTTCCGATGTTGGGAATCTGTTTGGGAATGCAGATCATGACGATAGAATTTGCCAGAAATGTTTTAGGGTATACTAAATCCAATTCAATGGAATTTGATACATCTACGGAACAACCTGTAATTTCTTTAATGGAAGAGCAAAAAAATGTAGTAGACAAAGGAGGTACGATGCGTCTTGGAGCCTGGAAATGTGCTGTAAAAAACGGTTCAAAATTACAAGAAATCTACGGAAGCAAACATATTTCTGAAAGACACCGTCACCGTTACGAATTTAACAGTGAATATATGCAAGAATTTGAGAAAAACGGTTTCTTAGCTACAGGTACAAATCCTGAAACAGGTTTGGTGGAAGCTTTAGAAATGCCAAATCATCCTTTCTATGTAGGTGTACAATATCATCCGGAATACAAAAGTACGGTAGCAACACCACATCCTTTGTTCAGAGCATTTATTAAGGCTTGTGAAAAAGAAGTAAAGTAA
- the yidC gene encoding membrane protein insertase YidC, protein MQQNNGLDKSQIISFAVLCLVLFGFMFYFQRNDEEAEKLKADQQKTEQTKNPVKPTPAANINPNVTQNAIQVSNLENKQLKLEFSSLGGQVSKVELLEFKAYDHKTDTADLPLNLITKNNSSYGFQFKDKTGKTINTKDLVFSPAVAGNAVTLTANYNGAVIQFIYTLLDKYRVDFKVRTQGLSKITSDTKADFLWNYSVRNLEKGRAQEQSHSEFSYAFNNYKDYDYDGRTTMDEPEETLNWIGVKQQFFSSVIEAKNGFTQNKGNQEAIEEGEYLKKLDYEGQVQMTGNELNQDFVWYFMPLDLSLLKSYDKNFDEILPLGWSFIGGMNRYFFMPMYNLIASWGITAGWVIFLMTIIVKLILSPIMYKQHKLSAMMKVIRPEIDEATAKFKDADPMKKQQATMEIYRKAGVNQMAGCLPALVQIPIFYALFRFFPNFIDLRGQGFWFAKDLTAYDDLIKLPFKVPFLGDHLSVFAIACTIVILIYTVMTSGNMQQPQQEGMPNMKVLMYIFPITFLFFLNTSASGLSWYYFVSNAINILIILVIKYVILDEKKIHAQIQANKEKPKSEGKFQKKMREMMEKAQEQQKMQEPRGKKK, encoded by the coding sequence ATGCAACAGAACAACGGACTCGATAAAAGTCAGATTATTAGTTTTGCGGTTTTATGTTTGGTCCTTTTCGGATTCATGTTTTATTTCCAAAGAAATGATGAAGAAGCTGAAAAACTAAAAGCAGATCAACAGAAAACAGAACAGACAAAAAACCCTGTAAAACCAACTCCGGCAGCTAATATCAATCCCAATGTAACTCAGAATGCGATTCAGGTTTCTAATTTGGAAAATAAGCAGTTGAAGCTAGAGTTTTCGAGCTTGGGAGGCCAGGTTTCAAAAGTTGAGCTTTTAGAATTCAAAGCTTATGATCATAAAACCGATACGGCAGATCTTCCGCTGAATCTAATCACAAAAAATAATTCGAGCTACGGTTTTCAGTTTAAAGATAAAACAGGGAAAACGATCAATACCAAAGATTTGGTTTTCTCACCAGCTGTTGCAGGAAATGCAGTTACTCTGACTGCCAATTATAATGGAGCTGTCATTCAGTTTATTTATACTTTATTAGATAAATACAGAGTAGATTTTAAAGTAAGAACTCAGGGGCTTTCAAAAATCACTTCTGATACAAAAGCAGATTTTCTCTGGAACTACAGTGTAAGGAATCTTGAAAAAGGTAGAGCTCAGGAGCAATCTCATTCAGAATTCTCTTACGCATTTAATAATTATAAAGATTATGATTATGATGGAAGAACGACGATGGATGAGCCGGAAGAAACATTAAACTGGATCGGAGTGAAACAGCAGTTTTTCTCTTCCGTGATTGAAGCTAAGAACGGATTTACTCAAAATAAAGGTAACCAGGAGGCAATTGAAGAAGGTGAATATTTGAAAAAGCTTGATTATGAAGGTCAGGTTCAGATGACAGGAAACGAGCTGAATCAGGATTTTGTTTGGTACTTTATGCCATTAGATTTATCATTGCTAAAATCATACGATAAGAATTTTGACGAAATTTTACCCTTAGGATGGTCATTCATCGGAGGTATGAACCGTTATTTCTTCATGCCTATGTATAATCTGATTGCATCTTGGGGAATCACAGCAGGTTGGGTGATTTTCTTAATGACAATTATTGTTAAATTGATCTTGTCGCCAATTATGTACAAGCAGCATAAATTGAGTGCGATGATGAAAGTAATTCGTCCCGAAATTGATGAAGCTACTGCAAAATTCAAGGATGCAGATCCGATGAAAAAACAGCAGGCAACAATGGAGATCTACCGAAAAGCAGGAGTAAATCAGATGGCGGGATGTTTACCGGCATTGGTTCAGATTCCAATTTTCTATGCATTATTCCGATTCTTCCCGAATTTTATTGACTTGAGAGGACAAGGATTCTGGTTTGCAAAAGATTTAACAGCTTATGATGATTTAATTAAACTTCCATTTAAAGTTCCTTTCTTGGGAGATCATTTAAGTGTATTTGCGATTGCGTGTACAATTGTGATCTTAATTTATACGGTAATGACTTCCGGAAACATGCAGCAGCCACAACAAGAAGGTATGCCGAATATGAAAGTATTGATGTATATTTTCCCAATTACATTTCTTTTCTTCCTGAATACTTCAGCTTCAGGTTTATCATGGTATTATTTTGTATCCAATGCAATTAATATTCTGATTATCTTAGTTATCAAATATGTAATCTTGGATGAAAAGAAAATTCACGCACAGATTCAGGCCAATAAAGAAAAGCCAAAGTCAGAAGGCAAGTTCCAGAAAAAAATGAGAGAGATGATGGAAAAAGCTCAGGAACAGCAGAAAATGCAGGAACCAAGAGGTAAAAAGAAATAA
- a CDS encoding ribonuclease HII, which produces MELLKKWSNFYIEAGCDEVGRGCLSGPVVAAAVILDDNFEQNLVNDSKKLNFKTRMELDSYIKDNVTSYAIAELPSTFIDQHNILNASIHAMHQALDKLTILPELILVDGNRFHPYNFIPHQCIIKGDSKVLSIAAASILAKNYRDTLMIKLHEEHPEYGWDTNFGYATKKHQEALIKHGSTKYHRQSFRLIYD; this is translated from the coding sequence ATGGAATTACTAAAAAAATGGTCAAATTTTTATATTGAAGCAGGTTGTGATGAGGTTGGGAGAGGCTGCTTGAGTGGTCCGGTCGTGGCTGCAGCGGTGATTTTAGATGATAATTTCGAACAAAACTTGGTAAATGATTCAAAAAAATTAAACTTTAAAACGAGAATGGAACTCGATAGCTATATAAAAGATAATGTAACCAGTTATGCAATTGCTGAATTACCATCAACATTCATTGATCAACATAATATTCTGAACGCCAGTATTCATGCAATGCATCAAGCCTTGGATAAACTGACGATATTGCCTGAGCTAATTTTAGTTGATGGAAACAGATTTCATCCCTACAATTTTATACCCCATCAGTGTATTATCAAAGGTGATTCTAAAGTTTTATCCATCGCAGCCGCATCAATTTTAGCTAAAAATTACAGGGACACGTTAATGATAAAACTGCACGAGGAACATCCGGAGTATGGATGGGATACCAACTTTGGCTACGCTACAAAAAAGCATCAGGAAGCTCTGATAAAGCATGGTTCTACAAAATATCACAGGCAGTCTTTCAGATTAATTTATGATTAA